The Buteo buteo chromosome 6, bButBut1.hap1.1, whole genome shotgun sequence genomic interval CGCGCGGCTCTCACTGCaaccctccctcctccttcctctggcTGCTCCGCTCTTGGCCGTGTGCTACTTACTACTAATTCCCTCGTGCCAGCCCTGGTGAGGCACTTCAGAAAGTTCAACTGGTGGACAGCTGACCCAGATAGAAAAAGGGGACAAGTTTTCTGCTGGCTTACCACTCCGTGCACATTCACGGCAGGGTCAGGCGACCTACCGGTCAGGggcaaggcagagagaaaaaaaaaggtgagaggCAGGCTGTTATTTTGGCATGGCTGTGATGTGAAACCACATCCTCACAGCATCCCAGGTCTGTGATTTCATCTCCCACGAGCTGCGCAGGGCACATCTCTAGGATAGTTCAATGGTCCCTGATGCTGGGTAGGGGAGAGGACAGATGACCGTCGCACAGGCTCTCCTGCACAACAAAGCAGTGCTTTGGCCCCTGTCCACATGATGGAAGATCGGATTTCGAGACCAGACATCAGTGTGGCATTTGGAATCTGCAATTTTCTAGGAAAGTCTGAGAAAGGGTACCTTTCCATTCCTCCTGGTAAATCCAGGCCACCTGCCATGAGGGATGTAAGGTGCACTGGATCAAAGAGAAGGTGAGGAAAGGGCAGTCAATCTCAAACTCATTTCATAGCCCTGCTTGGTGAGTCTGCAGAAAGatacttctgctgctttctcatgACACCCCAAGAAAATGGCATTTCACATCCATCATGCCTCTTCCATCCACAACCCTTTTTACTGGGCATCTCCAGGTGCCCTGCTCTTTTCCAGGGTTTTCTCTCCTTATGCAGATACATTAAGGCATGTAGGCACTCCATTTTAGGAGTAAGAAATGTAATGATCTATTCGTCTAACAGCGTGAGCATAACACAACAACGTTAGATATGCTAGGCCTACCTACCCCAATATTGTGGCTATAACCTAGGCCAAGAGCAGTTGTCCAGGGAGAAGTTTAAATACAGAGCAGGCACACAGCAAATTTTCCTTAGTGGATTACCCCATTTTCCACTCATTTGTGGTGGGGTCTCTGTCCTGGAAGATGAGATGTTTTGCTCATCTTGAAGGTAAGAAACATGCACATGCTGACTGCGGTTTGTCATGTGCAGTGAGTCTCACGGAGCAAGAAGCCTCAGAACAAAAACACAGCCAGGACCTGATATAGCACCTAGTAATAGTTGGTGAGCTCTAGCAGAACAGGATAGATCACAGAAAGGTGAGAACTGCTACTTTGGACAGGCTTTGCTCAACTGAAAGCTACAGGGCAGCTAAGAAACCTAATGCATTGAAACTGCTTGTCTCACAAATGTGTTCTTGGATATGGCTCATCTTTGGCATCACAGCGATGTTTGACCCTTTACAAATGCTTGAAAATTGCTGGATGTGATAAATCTCTTAAGTTCTGCTGTTCCAACCAATGTTGCAATCACTAAAATCGCTCATTGCAAATATTAGCAGAAAATGAACCCTGAAATTGTgtatgttttttttcagttgttattattttttatttgaatgaatATCTGAGATGCAGGTTAGCCTGCTCCAGTCCTGCACCAGTGTGGGACAACAACAAAGTGCTCACAGGTAGCCAGCTGCCTCTTTAGATAAAGCAGTAGAGTAATGAATGACATATTCGAGAGGTTTGGGGTACGTCCATCACAGCCCAGCCACCACAGAAGACAGAAGTGGGAATCTTCTGGGCTGAGCCAAGTATCAAAACAGCAGACTCTAAAGGCCTGAGAAGAAGATTAAAATGTGCATTCAATTGCAGAGAGGCAATGTCAGAGGGAGAAATTTCATAAATTGTCCGCTGAGTGCTGCTTTCTGATCCTCAGTTTGAGGAGGGAACCCCTCTGCAGGCCTGGGGAGCTGAGCAGAGACAAGGGGAGCTCAGAACTGGGGCTGGATGCAGCGGCCAGGGCCAGAAGACTCTTCCCTGGTCGGGGCAAAGAATCAGGAGAAGGCGAGGGAGGGGAGCAAATGGAtgccctcctctcctccttcctgatATGGGGCTGGGACATAGATCACTACTGCTGGGAAAGATCCAGGCTCCTGAGCTGAGAGGCCAGGCCTTCAGGAGAGGCGTTCAGCACACGGTTTTTCTCTACAAGTGTAAATTCACGCCTATGGCTGCACTTTGTCAGCTGAGGCTTTGTGCTTGGCAGCTGACAGTCATTTAAGGGTGAAGGTCTCTTCAGCTCAGCCTCAGCCCAGCGGCTTAGGCCATATGCCAAAagccaagggaaaaaagcatcCTCCACGCAGGCAACTTAAAAAGTCACAGCCACCTCCTTCCTGAGGCTCACTCACGGGTGCTAAGCACGGGAAGGAGATTTGGAGCGGAGCAGGAAGGGAGGAGGCGAAGGGAaggaggcaaaagaaagaaacatcgGGAACCATGTGTCTACAGAATAACTCTTCTACCACTTCCTTCCTGCCCTGCACCATCGCCGGCTGCTCGCTGGTGGGACAGGTACCCCCAGGGGAAGCATGCCTTCGCACAACCAGCGGCGAACAGCCCGCCTAGGCAGTGCAGAAAGGAGAATATTCAGACGAACGCAGGGTCAAAAGAAGTACGCAAAGCccagggggaggggaggagaccGCACCTTCAACCactcttggttttgttttttgttgttaagTCGCGGGGGGTAGACAATGACTAACGGAGACGGTGTGCAACCGTGCCGCATCCTGGCTGTCGCCATCTGCCTCACGTAGGCGTTGTGTTCACCTGCTGTGCTTCACCTTGGAAGGGGAGGTCCCCAGGACCGCTCTGTGGTGTGCAGGTGTACAGCAGCTCTCACATCGCTCAGATGCACCTGAGTCGAGGACAAGCTCTCGTATGCTGCGTCCCAGGTGAGACCCGGGCAGAGAACCGCTGCTGACCCTGAATCGAGCACCCTTTTTATCCCCTCTACACAGCGGTTTGGCAGGTGGCCCAGAGAAGACCCCACCTCATCCACCAAGGGTGGCAGATGCCCAGAGGCAGCAAAACCTCAAGTCACCACCAGCCATTATCACAGCTGTCGTTTTTTCTAGGTTAACACCAGCTACCAGTACACTTTCACTGCTAGGAAAGAAGGGAAGTAACTTTACACCCTCTCCTGCAGAAACCTTGCGGCAGCCCCGCTGAGTACCGTGCAGTCTTCCCTACACAGCAGTGAGGATCCTCTTCTCCAGTCATTCTTAAGATGGGACATTGGAAACTAAAGGAAACTTCAGATCCCCCTTGAGAGGGCTTCAACATACCCGTCGGACTCCAGTCTGATTCTCAGATGTGGAGGGATGTGACCCTTTGGTGAGACACTTTGGCCCAGCTAGCGCAGCAGCCACTGCCTGCTAACCCTCATCAACGTCAGCACGCCAGCAGAGCACGGTTTGCCGCAGGGGGAAGTGGAAGGTAGTCGCACCCTCCGCTGTATTTCTTACACAGACACAGCACTTTCTCAGTTCCTCTGTCTGTGGAGGCCCCTTCCAAATGTTCTCACCCCAGGGAACAGCTGCTGGTGCCGGGGACGGCAGGTACCACTTGCCTCTGCCCCGTCCGCTCACTTGACAGGACATCTTCACTCAGAAGCTGCTGTCATTGAGTGGGGTCTGGCTGCATTGGGGTACTTGACGGAAGCAAACGCCTCTGAACACGGGCCAGGAGATCCTCTCTGGGTGTTTATGGCTGTGGCTGGCACCGCACTGCTGCCTAGGGCAGCCTAGGGCAACCTGTGTACATTTTCTCATACCGTTCTCATCATCTGGTAACTAAACTAAGTCAGGAGACCTGACTGCCCTTCAAGCTCTAGGGATCTTGCACAGCAGGTACTCTGTTAGGCGTTCAGGGTGGAGTTGCTTGTGCCACCGCAGAGACTGCTCTTGCCCATGTGGAGGGGAAGGAACAGCCCCACCAGGTTGTCCACCCTCCCAGAGATGAAGGAGACAATCCCACTGCACTGGGAGCAGACTGCTTCCCCTCGGTCTTCTTGAGATGggcccaaacaaacaacaaataaatgTTCAGAGGCTGCTAAAAGCTACCTTCTCCCCTGCATGAACTCAGGGTTAAAGAAATTGCTCATGCACAGTGTAAACCAGGAGAGCTCATGCCCCTCCTCTGTCTGAAGGGACTCGGTCTCTTGTCAACACATCTCTTTCTTGTGGAATTAGCTGGCTGTTCCCTGGAGCAGATGTCCACCCCATAAGAGAATGACCAAAAGATTAGGCCAGACAAGATCTCTTTTTATCAAGGATGTTATACAATGGGCACCTACAACTCATAAATACAGCAAAGTACAATTTTCAAGGGCACACAACAGCATTACTGCACGCCCAGCTCCATATTCCTCTGTTCACTTGGGGAAGGCTTCTGCATGGAAATCATCAACGTGACTTTGCAAGAAATGCTTCTCCTAGCACTACTTAACACTAACCAAACACCAGGTCTGCTTTTGTGTTTGGTCGTCTTGGAAAAGTGGAGGTTTTTGTAACCGCTTCTGTTCAAAGAGCATTAAACTTCTTTGCCTCCATTTCTCAAAGATGTGTATGTTCTTCTCTTTGGTCTGTTTACTTCCTCTAGCTGCCCTTATTTCCTGTTGTTTCCCAGAGGCATCAGACTGATGTGGTAGGCAGTTTCACTGGCTTACTATGgtagtgttgtggtttaaccccagccagcagctaagcatcACGCAGCCTCTTGCTCACTCCCCCAGCTCcgcagtgggataggggagagaatgaggcgggggcagggggcggaattcatgggttgagataaagacagtttaataggatagaaaagaaagggaaaataataataataataataataataataatggaatATATGAAACAAGTGAGGTACAAtacaattgcttaccacccactgaccaatgcccagctaATCCCCAAGCCGTGGTGCCCCCTggccaacttcccccagtttatgtactggcCATGATgtaatatggtatggaataccccttcggctcgtttgggtcagctgtcgTGGCTGCATTCCCTCCAACTTCTcgtgcactcccagcctctgctggcagggcagtatgagaagctggaaagtcCTTGACATAGTATAAACACGGCTTAGCAACAATTAAAACCTCactgtgttaccaacattacTCTCATCCTacatccaaaacacagcactataccagctgctaggaagacaattgactttattccagctgaaacgAGGACAGGTGGGTGTTAAATCGCACTACAAGTTTATGTTCTTCAGCTGCAGTTATTCAttaagaggagggagaagagaggtaTGAATTAGCTAGATCTGAACCACTGTGTTGTAATATCTTGTGGAGGTACATGTCAGTGACCGGATTCTCTTTCCTATATGCTGGGTAGTCTCTGACACAAAACTACCACCACCCACTTCAGACGGTTCCCCCAGCTGACTGACCATAAATGATAGCTTCTTTTGGAAGTCTGCTTCTGAAATCTCTGTGGTTTGCAATTTTTGTTactcagtttgaaaaaaaaaaaaaaaagattaatgcCCTCAGTTTCCTCTGGGAAGTGACTTTAGTAATTGATCAGCAGCTCAGTCTTATTTATGAGGCAGCCTGATTTAGGGACAGTCCCCAGTACCCTGTTCTGGTGAATAGGCATGCTGTAGTCAAGAAATTCCTTGTGAAGAAAGGCactttttcctggaaataaaTCAGACCTGACTCCCTGGGGACACTGCAGTAGACCAGCAGGTCTTGGAAAACTTGCCTATTTTAGATGCTTCCCCAAGACAAGCATCCCACTTGTTCCCCTGACATGTCCTGCTGGCACCTATGGGACCATAACCTTTACTGACACTTTTTTTAAGTGATGCAAGTGCTAACTTTCCACCTTGTCTTCTGATTCTCAGGAAACACCagctggaaaaagaataatGGAAAATTGTACAGACACAAATAATAGCTCCACTTGCACAGGAATTCCCTACAAAGACAGCAAGACACTTCTGGTTGCAGTTTACAGCATCGTTTTTGCCATAGGCCTTCCAGCAAATTGCTTAACTTCCCTGCTTACATTTCTACAAATACAAAGGAATAAAGTAATCGCCATCTACATTTTCAGTTTATCATTGTGTGAGCTGATGTATTTAAGTACCTTGCCTCTCTGGATTATCTACGTGCAAAATGAGCACCGATGGAATATGGGTATACAGGCTTGCAGAATAACAGGATTCATCTTTTTCTGCAACATATACATCAGTATTCTGCTTTTGTGCTGCATTTCTTTGGATCGTTACGTGGCACTGGTGTATGCTCTGGAATCAAGGGGgagaagaggacagaaaaaggCAATCATAATagtgtgttttctctttgctgtggTTGCAATAATCCACACTCCAGTATTTTACATGGAAGATAATCCAGAACGTATGAATAGGAAGACCTGCTTTGAAACTTTGCCCCTTGACATAAAATTGGCTTCTTTCAGCTTTGCTAGATTCCTATTTGGATTTGTCATACCTTTCACAATCCTCATTTTCACAAACTACAAAATCTTCCAAAGTacaaaaacaagcagcagcttgACTTGTCGCCAAAAAGCCAAAGTGAAGTATCTGGCTGTCGCCATTATTGTCATTTTCCTGATCTGCTTTGCTCCCTACCATGTGGTACTCATAATAAGATCCATATACTTTATGCTTCATCAAAATTGCTCAtgtccatttgaaaaaaatatctattcaATTTTTACAGCGTTTCTGTGTTTAGCCACTGCAAACAGTGTTGCAGATCCAATCATCTACGTGCTGGTTAGTGAAAACgtcagaaaagat includes:
- the GPR132 gene encoding putative G-protein coupled receptor 132, with amino-acid sequence MENCTDTNNSSTCTGIPYKDSKTLLVAVYSIVFAIGLPANCLTSLLTFLQIQRNKVIAIYIFSLSLCELMYLSTLPLWIIYVQNEHRWNMGIQACRITGFIFFCNIYISILLLCCISLDRYVALVYALESRGRRGQKKAIIIVCFLFAVVAIIHTPVFYMEDNPERMNRKTCFETLPLDIKLASFSFARFLFGFVIPFTILIFTNYKIFQSTKTSSSLTCRQKAKVKYLAVAIIVIFLICFAPYHVVLIIRSIYFMLHQNCSCPFEKNIYSIFTAFLCLATANSVADPIIYVLVSENVRKDFYRTLRRWRLNSARLNSSINHKTDSLKLKMSKESQEGGLKEENEEIPDSSDIQKTCNSGKDQEGGS